From a region of the Halolamina sp. CBA1230 genome:
- a CDS encoding Zn-ribbon domain-containing OB-fold protein, giving the protein MSDAGFDEWMHAFAAEDGYYLACENGHGHLPPRRVCPDCGSTEFTEEALPGTGTVETITTVHVATPAFEADAPYDTAVVDLGPARVTGIVVDAEPGAVAIDDEVEVDVGASETTGDDVLVLRPV; this is encoded by the coding sequence ATGAGCGACGCGGGCTTCGACGAGTGGATGCACGCGTTCGCCGCCGAGGACGGCTACTACCTCGCGTGCGAGAACGGGCACGGCCACCTGCCGCCGCGGCGGGTCTGCCCGGACTGCGGGTCGACCGAGTTCACCGAGGAGGCGTTGCCCGGGACGGGGACCGTCGAGACGATCACGACCGTCCACGTCGCGACGCCGGCGTTCGAGGCCGACGCGCCGTACGACACCGCGGTGGTGGATCTCGGCCCCGCGCGAGTGACGGGTATCGTCGTCGACGCGGAGCCTGGGGCAGTGGCGATCGACGACGAGGTCGAGGTGGATGTGGGTGCGAGCGAGACGACCGGGGACGACGTGCTGGTGTTGCGGCCGGTCTGA